In Citrus sinensis cultivar Valencia sweet orange chromosome 4, DVS_A1.0, whole genome shotgun sequence, one DNA window encodes the following:
- the LOC102616317 gene encoding uncharacterized protein LOC102616317: MASSGRAKRVTDPLNEKVKAQLIGHQLSYVSSGSEYSAAAVDDDSPSLSELVHDFLEHELSQAQPPGYDSDSERVDTVADSTELIEDILKSTANGNVDLYRNLLLTHVLKAMEVFSRLRQQKSVFRRQVMSLLRELGHNAAICKTKWSSSGGLTAGNYEYIDVVQSDSYTSTQNRYFVDLDFAAEFEIARPTSAYTRLSATLPRVYVGKGEELKRIVKVTCDAAKKSLKSKDLTLPPWRKNRYMQNKWFGPYKRTVNPIPAGSLSPAVGPSVSNGVKCRCIGFDDGVNGRLFVRTR; this comes from the coding sequence atggCAAGCTCTGGCAGGGCAAAACGAGTTACTGATCCACTCAATGAGAAGGTCAAGGCTCAACTCATTGGCCACCAGCTCAGTTACGTTAGCAGCGGAAGCGAATACTCTGCCGCCGCCGTCGACGATGACTCGCCTAGCTTATCGGAGCTCGTTCATGATTTTCTAGAACACGAGTTGTCGCAGGCTCAGCCCCCGGGTTACGACTCAGATTCGGAGCGAGTTGACACAGTCGCAGACTCGACTGAACTGATCGAGGACATTCTCAAATCGACAGCCAACGGCAATGTGGATTTGTACAGGAACTTGCTTCTAACTCACGTTTTGAAAGCAATGGAAGTGTTTTCGCGTTTGAGACAACAGAAATCTGTTTTCAGGCGCCAAGTGATGAGCCTGCTTCGCGAACTCGGCCACAATGCGGCGATCTGTAAGACTAAGTGGAGCTCATCTGGTGGACTCACCGCCGGGAACTACGAGTACATCGACGTGGTCCAATCAGATTCTTACACGTCGACGCAGAACCGATATTTCGTCGACCTCGACTTCGCCGCGGAATTCGAGATCGCTAGGCCGACGAGTGCGTACACGAGGTTGTCAGCGACGCTGCCTAGGGTTTACGTAGGCAAAGGTGAAGAGTTGAAGAGGATCGTGAAAGTCACGTGCGATGCCGCCAAAAAATCGCTCAAGAGTAAAGACTTGACTCTGCCTCCTTGGAGGAAAAACCGTTACATGCAAAACAAGTGGTTCGGTCCGTACAAACGGACCGTTAATCCAATTCCGGCCGGTTCTTTGTCTCCGGCGGTCGGACCCTCGGTTAGTAACGGAGTTAAATGTCGGTGCATTGGATTCGACGACGGTGTTAACGGCCGTTTGTTTGTCCGTACTAGGTGA